One genomic segment of Virgibacillus doumboii includes these proteins:
- a CDS encoding M24 family metallopeptidase, with protein MKQELLNRVNKLRAKMQDHSLDSYIITSDEDIWYFTNITYMQQERPFILILTLDKNPIFVVPKLEEKHVKKGILDVDIITYWEYPSPQGTEWQNVLNEIVPKLGRIGIENNVKTEVFLNIESQELTPSNLVAEQRKIKSDYEIDKIRLSSKITDRAMMEIFKSIYKGASVLEPFTLSKNIQTDLIKNKQFDPLTTTLLTVVWPAPGSAMPHSVPNLGDKLGKGPNVGMSYYRINGYAAECERTLFLEQPGKDDVELFHHMMEARKKALSVLKDGIRAADVDSEARDYLSKNGLLSNLLHRTGHGVGLGNHEAPFLAEGSDEILKEGMVVTIEPGIYIEGIGGYRHSDTILITRDGYELLTKAPLDLEDVTIKSSNFAAKIKGSFIRKMLKIN; from the coding sequence ATGAAACAAGAATTACTTAATCGAGTGAATAAACTGCGTGCAAAAATGCAAGACCACTCTTTGGATTCTTACATAATAACTTCTGATGAGGATATCTGGTATTTTACTAATATTACCTATATGCAGCAAGAAAGACCTTTCATTCTTATACTAACATTAGATAAAAATCCAATTTTCGTTGTTCCAAAGCTTGAGGAAAAACATGTAAAAAAAGGTATATTGGACGTTGATATCATTACTTATTGGGAATATCCTTCTCCTCAGGGAACCGAATGGCAGAATGTCTTAAATGAAATTGTCCCTAAGCTCGGGAGAATTGGTATAGAAAATAATGTCAAAACTGAAGTGTTTTTAAATATAGAGTCCCAGGAACTCACACCATCTAATTTAGTTGCCGAACAACGAAAAATAAAAAGTGATTATGAAATTGACAAAATTAGATTGAGTTCAAAGATAACCGATAGAGCTATGATGGAGATATTTAAATCTATATATAAAGGGGCAAGTGTTTTAGAACCCTTTACACTATCAAAAAATATACAGACTGACTTGATAAAGAACAAACAATTTGATCCGTTAACAACTACCCTGCTGACTGTTGTCTGGCCAGCTCCAGGAAGCGCAATGCCCCACAGTGTTCCGAACTTGGGTGACAAGCTTGGAAAAGGTCCAAATGTTGGCATGTCTTATTATAGAATTAATGGATATGCAGCAGAATGTGAACGAACATTATTTTTAGAACAACCAGGCAAAGATGATGTGGAACTATTCCATCATATGATGGAAGCCAGAAAAAAGGCATTGAGCGTGTTAAAGGATGGAATCAGGGCAGCAGATGTTGATTCAGAAGCACGGGATTACCTTTCTAAAAATGGACTTCTATCTAATCTTCTCCATCGAACAGGTCATGGGGTAGGTTTGGGAAATCATGAAGCACCATTTTTAGCTGAGGGCAGTGATGAGATACTAAAGGAAGGTATGGTAGTAACCATTGAACCAGGTATTTATATAGAAGGAATCGGAGGATACAGACATTCAGATACAATCCTGATTACCAGAGATGGATATGAATTATTAACGAAGGCACCATTAGACCTGGAAGATGTGACAATTAAGAGCTCGAATTTTGCTGCAAAAATTAAAGGCAGTTTTATACGAAAAATGCTCAAAATTAACTAG
- a CDS encoding DUF5058 family protein, whose protein sequence is MKYLEIANHYILFIITGIIILFVFIQTFIYIQKAWKQAIHLGVPKKTLINTVKTSISISILPSIPIVIALFVLVPLLGLPIPWLRLTVIGSAPFEMLAADMGAQAVGVSGLGSTEFDGTAFAAAFLLMTIGGSLPLLLCVLFNKKISLTYEKFKARDASWMQVLSGAALMALIATLMIEYLGHGIIASLTVLTSCILALFISVLSQKERFAWLKNFSLALSIIFGMASAVLYTSLL, encoded by the coding sequence TTGAAATATTTAGAAATTGCTAATCATTACATATTGTTTATCATCACAGGTATCATTATTTTGTTTGTTTTCATTCAAACATTTATTTATATACAAAAGGCATGGAAACAAGCAATACATCTTGGGGTACCTAAAAAAACTTTAATCAATACCGTAAAAACAAGCATTAGTATATCAATTCTCCCTTCTATACCAATTGTTATAGCGTTATTTGTATTAGTCCCACTTTTAGGTTTACCAATTCCATGGTTACGACTTACAGTTATCGGATCAGCGCCTTTTGAGATGCTGGCAGCAGATATGGGGGCACAAGCTGTTGGTGTTTCCGGTCTTGGAAGTACTGAATTTGATGGGACTGCCTTTGCTGCTGCTTTTTTACTGATGACTATAGGCGGCTCATTACCTTTGTTACTATGTGTTTTATTTAATAAGAAAATTAGTTTGACATATGAAAAATTCAAAGCCCGTGACGCCAGCTGGATGCAAGTTTTAAGCGGAGCAGCCTTAATGGCGTTAATTGCTACTTTAATGATAGAGTACCTTGGACATGGAATTATTGCATCCTTAACGGTTTTAACCAGTTGTATTTTAGCACTATTTATATCCGTATTAAGCCAAAAAGAACGATTTGCCTGGTTAAAAAACTTTTCTTTAGCTCTAAGTATTATTTTTGGAATGGCCTCAGCCGTTTTATATACATCACTTTTATAG
- a CDS encoding TetR/AcrR family transcriptional regulator, with protein sequence MDKMSKRKRQAIKTKNRLMECAIKLFQEKGFYNVTVDEITEHANSSKGGFYNHFSSKEELLFNMTALIDKEYEEYTKRIIEADNTIDELLFFIIFIFNTMEEKIGLDFLSVIYSSQIKDTNFPKFHINPERNYYQLLETMINKGKSKNEINANITTPQVIKLITTTIRGVVYEWCLSRGEYSLSKNGKEMIIIVLQGIRK encoded by the coding sequence ATGGATAAAATGAGCAAAAGAAAAAGGCAAGCAATAAAAACAAAAAACAGATTAATGGAATGCGCAATAAAGTTATTCCAGGAAAAAGGATTTTATAATGTTACAGTTGATGAAATTACTGAACATGCTAACTCATCAAAAGGGGGATTTTACAATCACTTTAGCAGTAAGGAAGAACTGCTTTTTAATATGACCGCTTTAATTGACAAGGAATACGAGGAATATACAAAAAGAATTATTGAAGCAGATAACACAATCGATGAATTACTCTTTTTCATTATCTTTATCTTTAATACGATGGAAGAAAAAATTGGCCTTGATTTTCTTTCCGTAATATATTCTTCACAGATTAAAGATACCAATTTCCCTAAATTTCACATTAACCCGGAAAGAAATTACTATCAATTACTTGAAACGATGATTAATAAAGGAAAATCCAAAAATGAGATTAACGCTAACATTACCACACCCCAAGTCATCAAATTAATTACTACCACTATAAGAGGAGTTGTTTACGAATGGTGCTTGAGCAGAGGTGAATATTCCCTGAGTAAGAATGGCAAAGAAATGATCATTATTGTGTTACAGGGGATAAGGAAATAA
- a CDS encoding helix-turn-helix domain-containing protein, translating to MENHQFLDIQKAEKLLEINKMLTKSLKLEEVLQNVIEAAKELIEISDTIIIIYLYDEATEKLHFAEGEGIDKESLGRIAFSPGESIAGKVFVERNSKLFTSEKEIDSYMQNMREENYKHYYKGVYNRKIKSAFCVPIMNKDNCLGVLVVDNFEKDNVFTETDMKIIEVVADQSAIAIDNSNVYRRLKEKNDLLSQSTQIHNQFYNLIIRGEGIDTVLNLLESIIDSKVTYQSTVFYDEKDSVYPIVRGDEVLGVLELEKAFNSFSRMQQIAIEHASLTIALELVKDNALFEKELRFREEVFNQLLEGLSYDDLKRALHYIDWDENWKLQCIIMEDVQEPLWNQKKLTDKERLVRSMEQSATSIAGNSFIVTRAYQLILIVPKIKEGTIDKLIKTIELQWGKNKQFVYGIGRETEINELAISYKEAIRSIGYAKSNPKTKIVEYAKMGIERLLHEVDPSTIEIYMYDKLRNLFTLGSDFVATLQCYIRQNKNHKETADALHIHPNTLYYRLKKIEEALDIDLNKEKEWIDLVIAMDLYMASNKNEL from the coding sequence TTGGAAAACCATCAATTCTTAGACATTCAAAAAGCAGAGAAACTATTAGAAATTAATAAAATGTTGACGAAATCATTGAAATTGGAGGAAGTTCTCCAAAATGTTATCGAAGCGGCAAAAGAACTGATTGAAATATCCGATACAATTATTATTATTTATCTATACGACGAAGCCACTGAAAAATTGCACTTTGCAGAAGGGGAAGGTATTGATAAAGAATCTTTGGGCAGGATAGCATTTTCACCGGGAGAATCTATTGCTGGGAAGGTTTTTGTTGAGCGGAATTCCAAGCTTTTCACATCGGAGAAAGAAATAGATTCATATATGCAGAACATGCGTGAGGAAAATTATAAACATTACTATAAAGGCGTTTATAATCGAAAAATCAAAAGCGCATTTTGTGTGCCAATCATGAACAAGGACAACTGTTTGGGAGTATTGGTAGTTGATAATTTTGAAAAGGATAATGTATTTACAGAAACGGATATGAAAATAATTGAAGTGGTCGCTGATCAAAGTGCCATAGCAATAGATAATTCAAATGTTTATCGACGTTTAAAGGAAAAAAATGATTTGTTGTCACAATCAACTCAAATACATAATCAATTCTATAATTTAATCATACGGGGAGAAGGAATTGATACCGTATTGAATTTGCTTGAATCAATTATTGATTCAAAAGTAACGTATCAGTCCACCGTTTTTTATGATGAAAAAGATTCGGTATATCCTATTGTGAGAGGGGATGAAGTCTTAGGAGTTTTAGAATTGGAGAAAGCTTTTAACTCCTTTTCTCGAATGCAGCAAATAGCAATTGAACATGCAAGCTTAACGATAGCACTGGAATTAGTAAAGGATAATGCATTATTTGAAAAAGAGCTTCGCTTCAGGGAAGAAGTATTTAATCAATTGTTGGAAGGTCTGTCTTATGATGATTTAAAACGGGCATTGCATTATATTGATTGGGATGAAAATTGGAAATTGCAATGTATCATAATGGAAGATGTACAGGAGCCTTTGTGGAATCAGAAAAAATTAACCGATAAAGAAAGGCTTGTACGATCTATGGAACAGAGTGCAACTTCCATTGCGGGAAACAGTTTTATTGTCACTCGAGCTTACCAGTTAATTCTAATTGTCCCCAAAATAAAAGAAGGAACAATTGATAAGTTAATAAAAACGATTGAGCTGCAATGGGGAAAAAATAAACAATTTGTTTATGGCATTGGCCGGGAAACGGAAATTAATGAACTGGCAATATCATATAAGGAAGCAATTCGGTCTATTGGGTATGCAAAGTCGAATCCTAAAACAAAAATAGTTGAATATGCAAAAATGGGAATTGAAAGACTGTTGCATGAGGTGGATCCCTCCACAATTGAAATATATATGTATGATAAACTTAGAAATTTATTCACGTTGGGTTCGGATTTTGTTGCTACACTGCAATGTTATATCAGGCAAAATAAAAATCACAAGGAAACAGCAGATGCACTGCACATTCATCCAAACACGTTATATTATCGATTAAAAAAGATAGAGGAAGCACTTGATATAGATTTAAATAAGGAAAAGGAATGGATAGACTTAGTTATAGCAATGGATTTATATATGGCAAGCAACAAAAATGAGTTATAA
- a CDS encoding aldehyde dehydrogenase family protein — protein MTQTYYNYINGKWTASKSNEVYSSINPANTDEVLGYFQKSNEADVESAIAASENAFREWSKTAVPKRGDVLFNLIQLLEQNKEELASLITKEVGKSLREAKGEVRKTIDAMKQFSGEATRLNGETAPSQNDNILGYTVREPLGVVGVIAPFNFPLGIGIWKIAPAIIAGNTVVFKPASNTSLVGVKIMELFEEAGVPAGVINMVTGSGKTIGGAIGSNPEIKAVSFTGSTDVGVRLGNEVTSRGGRMQAEMGGKNPAIILEDADIDQAIESIVVSGFLDNGQRCTGTSRLIVPKTIAKEVTEKLVDRAKRLVIGDGFGENVDSGPVIDDQQLNTYLHYVNVSLEEGAKLEFGGKRLVDNGKDKGYFVAPTVFSNVTQEMTIFHEEIFGPVIGIIEVDSYDEALELANDSDFGLSSTIYTNDLEKAFHFVRHVESGVTHVNMPSTYFENQFPFGGKKASSIGPREQGSTALDFWTDYKSVYVNP, from the coding sequence ATGACTCAAACATATTACAACTATATAAATGGAAAATGGACAGCATCAAAGTCCAATGAAGTCTACTCAAGTATTAATCCAGCAAATACGGATGAAGTGCTTGGTTATTTTCAAAAATCGAATGAAGCGGATGTTGAATCAGCTATTGCCGCATCCGAAAACGCTTTCCGCGAATGGTCAAAAACTGCCGTTCCAAAGCGTGGGGATGTCCTGTTTAACTTAATTCAATTGTTGGAACAAAATAAAGAAGAATTAGCTTCATTGATTACGAAGGAAGTGGGGAAATCCTTGCGGGAAGCGAAAGGGGAAGTCCGGAAAACAATTGATGCGATGAAGCAATTCAGCGGCGAGGCAACACGGCTGAATGGCGAAACCGCACCTTCTCAGAATGATAATATTCTAGGCTATACAGTAAGGGAGCCTTTAGGGGTCGTTGGTGTAATTGCTCCATTTAACTTTCCGTTGGGAATTGGAATCTGGAAAATTGCACCTGCCATCATAGCTGGTAATACGGTAGTTTTCAAGCCAGCCAGTAACACATCTTTAGTTGGCGTAAAAATTATGGAACTTTTCGAGGAAGCGGGCGTTCCAGCCGGTGTTATTAACATGGTAACCGGATCCGGTAAAACGATTGGGGGAGCAATAGGAAGCAACCCTGAAATAAAAGCGGTTTCTTTTACTGGTTCTACAGATGTTGGCGTCCGATTAGGAAATGAAGTAACAAGCCGAGGTGGACGAATGCAAGCAGAAATGGGAGGTAAAAACCCGGCAATTATATTAGAAGATGCGGATATTGACCAGGCAATCGAAAGTATTGTGGTCAGTGGATTTTTAGATAATGGGCAGCGATGTACTGGTACAAGCAGACTAATTGTTCCGAAAACAATTGCCAAAGAAGTAACGGAAAAACTGGTTGACCGTGCAAAGCGTCTCGTCATTGGAGATGGCTTTGGTGAAAATGTGGACAGTGGGCCGGTTATTGATGATCAGCAGTTAAACACGTATTTACACTACGTAAACGTGTCACTTGAAGAAGGAGCAAAATTGGAATTTGGCGGTAAAAGATTAGTAGATAACGGAAAAGATAAGGGTTATTTTGTTGCTCCTACTGTGTTCAGCAATGTCACACAGGAGATGACAATTTTTCACGAAGAAATCTTCGGCCCGGTAATCGGGATTATCGAGGTTGACTCGTATGATGAAGCTTTGGAACTGGCCAATGATAGTGACTTTGGGCTCTCATCCACAATTTATACGAATGACTTAGAAAAAGCATTTCATTTTGTACGTCATGTCGAGTCAGGAGTAACCCATGTCAATATGCCGTCCACCTATTTTGAAAACCAATTTCCGTTTGGTGGCAAGAAGGCATCAAGTATTGGTCCTCGTGAACAGGGATCAACTGCATTGGATTTTTGGACCGACTATAAGTCAGTTTACGTTAATCCGTAA
- a CDS encoding NAD(P)-dependent oxidoreductase, whose translation MGVVGCGLMGHGIAKNLLKNNYTVMVYDIDQTAVKRLESIGAIGASSVKMMAKEIDCLILSLPTPELVRKTLLGDGTINGMRAGTNILDMSTNDVEVTRELHNYAKEYEIDFFDCPLSGGPAGAEAGSLTIMVGGNEAAYSAILPVLNAIGDHIDFVGPSGAGQTVKLCHNMVVGGVITLLSEAFLTGEKAGVTKEKVASILQKGSAQTKVMEVFGQNILNGSFEDVKFSLANMTKDIHLYRNLAETQQIPTYVSQPVDQLYQMAKEKGRGGEDSSTIYNVLAEMGGKSFIN comes from the coding sequence GTGGGAGTAGTTGGCTGTGGCTTAATGGGGCACGGCATTGCTAAGAATTTATTGAAAAATAATTATACGGTTATGGTTTATGACATTGACCAAACAGCAGTTAAGCGGCTGGAAAGTATAGGAGCTATAGGTGCATCAAGTGTAAAAATGATGGCAAAAGAAATAGACTGCCTTATTTTGTCATTGCCTACTCCTGAATTAGTGAGGAAAACGTTATTGGGCGATGGAACTATAAACGGGATGCGGGCAGGAACAAACATACTGGACATGAGCACCAACGATGTGGAAGTAACCCGTGAATTACACAATTATGCGAAAGAATACGAAATTGATTTTTTTGATTGTCCGTTAAGCGGTGGTCCAGCAGGTGCTGAAGCAGGTTCTCTAACAATTATGGTTGGAGGTAATGAAGCAGCATATTCAGCAATCCTGCCTGTATTAAATGCGATTGGTGATCATATCGATTTTGTAGGTCCAAGTGGTGCCGGTCAGACAGTGAAGCTTTGTCACAATATGGTCGTTGGCGGTGTCATTACACTTTTAAGTGAAGCATTTTTAACTGGTGAAAAAGCAGGTGTTACAAAAGAAAAGGTTGCTTCCATTCTGCAGAAAGGGTCTGCGCAAACCAAAGTAATGGAAGTGTTTGGTCAAAACATTTTAAACGGGAGCTTTGAAGACGTTAAATTTTCACTTGCTAATATGACCAAGGATATTCACCTATATAGGAATTTAGCAGAAACACAACAAATACCAACTTATGTCAGCCAACCTGTGGATCAGCTTTATCAGATGGCTAAAGAGAAAGGGAGAGGAGGAGAGGATTCTTCAACTATTTATAATGTTTTAGCGGAAATGGGAGGTAAGTCTTTTATTAATTAG
- a CDS encoding DUF3100 domain-containing protein: MSSEVAQGLWKDWRLHALVLIIVVITEAIGTFSFTIGPGVIMLLPMLYALIIGLILFFTPVVKEKQSKNAEPIIVLGVALLLAKIGVIIGPSLPQLIEAGPALLLQEFGNLGTIFLALPVAVWLGLKRETIGMTHSVAREPNVGLIMDKYGISSPEGRGVMAVYIFGTVFGAVFMGLISGFLATLTPLHPLSFAMASGIGSGSMMAAASGSLIAAFPDMETQIVAFAGASNLLSLSTGLYVSIFIALPLTEKLYALMTRRRNNQGNGITEEDDEKVITK; this comes from the coding sequence ATGAGTAGTGAAGTGGCTCAAGGGTTATGGAAGGACTGGCGGTTACATGCGCTTGTATTAATAATTGTTGTTATTACAGAGGCAATTGGAACGTTCAGTTTTACAATTGGTCCAGGTGTTATCATGCTTTTGCCAATGCTGTACGCTTTAATTATTGGACTTATTTTATTTTTTACTCCAGTAGTTAAGGAAAAGCAGTCCAAAAATGCGGAGCCAATTATCGTATTGGGAGTAGCATTATTATTGGCTAAAATTGGTGTGATTATCGGACCGTCATTGCCACAATTAATTGAAGCAGGACCTGCACTATTGCTGCAGGAATTTGGAAACCTTGGAACTATATTTTTAGCATTGCCAGTAGCTGTTTGGCTGGGATTAAAACGTGAAACGATTGGTATGACACACTCTGTAGCACGTGAACCAAACGTAGGTTTAATTATGGACAAATACGGAATCAGTTCTCCAGAAGGAAGAGGTGTCATGGCAGTTTATATTTTTGGAACTGTTTTTGGCGCTGTGTTCATGGGGTTGATTTCCGGGTTCCTTGCAACATTAACACCTTTACATCCCTTATCATTTGCGATGGCATCTGGTATCGGCAGCGGAAGTATGATGGCTGCAGCAAGTGGTTCACTGATCGCAGCATTTCCGGATATGGAGACACAAATTGTTGCTTTTGCTGGGGCAAGTAACTTGTTGTCATTATCCACAGGTCTTTATGTAAGTATATTCATAGCTTTACCGTTAACAGAAAAACTTTATGCCTTGATGACAAGGCGTCGCAATAACCAAGGTAATGGGATTACAGAGGAAGATGACGAAAAGGTTATAACAAAATAA